In Labilithrix sp., a single genomic region encodes these proteins:
- a CDS encoding short-chain fatty acid transporter → MVHVFAKAGGFADRIVRRWMPDPFVLVLLLSLVALALGFAKTRDAAGLVATWTGGFGNAEILKFGLQIILIVVTGEAIAASPPAKKLLARLTAMPKTATQALLLVTVFAIVTGWLHWGFGLVASALLAREVGRTFAARGVAIHYPLLGTGAYTSMLLWHAGLTASAPLLMNTEKNFVSEVLGVSGPDAKVPLTQTVLAPYNLLACAAIALVVPLLVVSMQPKSGVTGVEGADLPPADGDAGAARPDTPAGRLDHSRVLSFVTGAIGLTFLVRHFRANGFDLNHNVVNCGFLMLGMVLHESPVAYAKAIARSVRGVSGIVLQFPFYGGILEVMKQTGLSHSIAQVFVQAANATTLPLFTFLASILTKSFVPSGAGEWAVEGPPMLQAAKELGVSYGKITMAVAYGNMLGNMYQPFWSLPLLGLMGLRARDIMGFCLVLFVVCLPILALALTIG, encoded by the coding sequence GTGGTCCATGTCTTCGCCAAGGCGGGAGGGTTCGCCGATCGCATCGTGCGCCGGTGGATGCCCGATCCGTTCGTGCTCGTGCTCTTGCTCTCGCTCGTCGCGCTCGCGCTCGGCTTCGCGAAGACGCGCGACGCGGCCGGGCTCGTCGCGACGTGGACCGGCGGCTTCGGCAACGCCGAGATCCTGAAGTTCGGGCTCCAGATCATCCTCATCGTCGTCACCGGCGAGGCGATCGCGGCGAGCCCGCCGGCGAAGAAGCTCCTCGCGCGGCTCACCGCGATGCCGAAGACCGCGACGCAGGCGCTCCTCCTCGTCACCGTCTTCGCGATCGTCACCGGGTGGCTCCACTGGGGCTTCGGCCTCGTCGCGAGCGCGCTCCTCGCGCGCGAGGTCGGCCGCACCTTCGCCGCGCGCGGCGTCGCGATCCACTACCCGCTCCTCGGCACCGGCGCGTACACCTCGATGCTGCTCTGGCACGCGGGCCTCACCGCGAGCGCGCCGCTGCTCATGAACACGGAGAAGAACTTCGTGAGCGAGGTGCTCGGCGTGAGCGGCCCCGACGCGAAGGTGCCGCTCACCCAGACGGTGCTTGCACCTTACAACCTCCTCGCGTGCGCCGCGATCGCGCTCGTGGTGCCGCTCCTCGTCGTCTCCATGCAGCCGAAGAGCGGCGTCACCGGCGTCGAGGGCGCCGACCTCCCGCCGGCGGACGGCGACGCGGGGGCGGCGCGGCCCGACACGCCGGCGGGGCGGCTCGATCACTCGCGCGTCCTCTCGTTCGTCACCGGCGCGATCGGGCTCACGTTCCTCGTGCGCCACTTCCGCGCGAACGGCTTCGACCTCAATCACAACGTCGTCAACTGCGGCTTCCTCATGCTCGGGATGGTGCTCCACGAGTCGCCGGTCGCGTACGCGAAGGCGATCGCGCGGAGCGTGCGCGGCGTCTCCGGCATCGTGCTGCAGTTCCCGTTCTACGGCGGCATCCTCGAGGTGATGAAGCAGACCGGGCTCTCGCACTCGATCGCGCAGGTCTTCGTCCAGGCGGCGAACGCGACGACGCTCCCGCTCTTCACGTTCCTCGCCTCGATCCTGACGAAGAGCTTCGTGCCCTCCGGCGCGGGCGAGTGGGCGGTCGAGGGACCGCCGATGCTGCAAGCGGCGAAGGAGCTCGGCGTCAGCTACGGCAAGATCACGATGGCGGTCGCGTACGGGAACATGCTCGGCAACATGTACCAGCCGTTCTGGAGCCTCCCGCTCCTCGGCCTGATGGGCCTCCGCGCGCGCGACATCATGGGCTTCTGTCTCGTGCTCTTCGTCGTGTGCCTGCCCATCCTGGCGCTCGCGCTGACCATCGGATGA
- a CDS encoding CTP synthase: MSRKPTKFLFVTGGVVSSIGKGLASASVGALLEARGLRVTIMKLDPYINVDPGTMSPYQHGEVFVTDDGAETDLDLGHYERFTSARMTRANNFTTGKIYESVISKERRGEYLGATVQVIPHITDEIKARVRDAVDSSANRPDVAIIEIGGTVGDIESLPFLEAIRQLKVEAGPQNALSLHVTLVPFIETAGELKTKPTQHSVKEMREIGIQPDILLCRTKQPLSKPTKDKIALFSNVAADAVISAIDVSCIYELPLHLHSEGLDDLIADRLNIWSRAPDLAPWQRIVERFKKPARGSVKIGVVGKYVHLKDSYKSLHEALVHGGLANEVSVELDYIDSEEIEREGAAKLLSHVDGVLVPGGFGDRGTEGKIQAIGWARTNKVPFFGICLGMQLAVVEYARSVAGLEGANSAEFERDTAHPVIDLMPEQRNVRSKGASMRLGGFPCSLLPGTIAADAYGATEISERHRHRYEFANDYRERLEKAGLVLSGTSPDRKLVEMVELKEHPYFLGCQFHPEFKSKPTAAHPLFARFVRAAAERAATKTSAPRKTSESPTTQPN, from the coding sequence ATGAGCCGGAAGCCCACCAAGTTCCTCTTCGTCACGGGTGGCGTCGTTTCCTCGATCGGGAAGGGCTTGGCGAGCGCATCGGTGGGAGCGCTCCTCGAGGCCCGCGGCCTGCGGGTCACGATCATGAAGCTCGACCCGTACATCAACGTGGATCCGGGCACGATGAGCCCGTACCAGCACGGCGAGGTCTTCGTCACCGACGACGGCGCCGAGACCGATCTCGACCTCGGTCACTACGAGCGCTTCACCTCCGCCCGCATGACGCGGGCGAACAACTTCACGACCGGGAAGATCTACGAGTCGGTCATCTCGAAGGAGCGCCGCGGCGAGTACCTCGGCGCGACGGTGCAGGTCATCCCGCACATCACCGACGAGATCAAGGCGCGCGTCCGCGACGCGGTCGACTCCTCCGCGAACCGCCCCGACGTCGCGATCATCGAGATCGGCGGCACCGTCGGCGACATCGAGTCCCTCCCCTTCCTCGAGGCGATCCGCCAGCTCAAGGTCGAGGCCGGCCCGCAGAACGCGCTCAGCCTCCACGTCACGCTCGTCCCGTTCATCGAGACGGCGGGCGAGCTGAAGACGAAGCCGACCCAGCACTCGGTGAAGGAGATGCGCGAGATCGGCATCCAGCCCGACATCCTCCTCTGCCGCACGAAGCAGCCGCTCTCGAAGCCGACGAAGGACAAGATCGCGCTCTTCTCGAACGTCGCCGCCGACGCGGTCATCTCCGCGATCGATGTATCCTGCATCTACGAGCTGCCGCTCCACCTCCACTCCGAGGGCCTCGACGACCTCATCGCCGATCGCCTCAACATCTGGAGCCGCGCGCCCGATCTCGCGCCGTGGCAGCGCATCGTCGAGCGCTTCAAGAAGCCCGCGCGCGGGAGCGTGAAGATCGGCGTCGTCGGCAAGTACGTCCACCTCAAGGACTCGTACAAGTCGCTCCACGAGGCGCTCGTCCACGGCGGCCTCGCGAACGAGGTCTCGGTCGAGCTCGACTACATCGACTCGGAGGAGATCGAGCGCGAAGGGGCGGCGAAGCTCCTCTCCCACGTCGACGGCGTGCTCGTCCCCGGCGGCTTCGGCGACCGCGGCACCGAGGGCAAGATCCAGGCGATCGGCTGGGCGCGCACGAACAAGGTGCCGTTCTTCGGCATCTGCCTCGGGATGCAGCTCGCGGTGGTGGAGTACGCGCGCAGCGTCGCGGGCCTCGAGGGCGCGAACAGCGCCGAGTTCGAGCGCGACACCGCGCACCCCGTCATCGACCTCATGCCCGAGCAGCGCAACGTGCGGAGCAAGGGCGCTAGCATGCGCCTCGGCGGCTTCCCCTGCTCGCTCCTCCCGGGCACGATCGCGGCGGACGCCTACGGCGCGACGGAGATCAGCGAGCGCCACCGCCACCGCTACGAGTTCGCGAACGACTACCGCGAGCGCCTCGAGAAGGCAGGCCTCGTCCTCTCCGGCACGAGCCCGGACCGGAAGCTCGTCGAGATGGTGGAGCTCAAGGAGCACCCCTACTTCCTCGGCTGCCAGTTTCACCCCGAGTTCAAGAGCAAGCCGACCGCGGCGCACCCGCTCTTCGCCCGCTTCGTCCGCGCCGCCGCCGAGCGCGCCGCGACGAAGACGAGCGCTCCGCGCAAGACGAGCGAGAGCCCGACGACGCAGCCGAACTAG
- a CDS encoding c-type cytochrome translates to MKRALSLALVLAAACTKKSPPPPPPVEAEASAPAPVTIDARGVAERSCLSCHTMQMLEQQRLTEAQWKKVVTKMATWGANLEPSEEPALVAWLAASFGPDAGAYVFPLRSESAALDAVAATPDGRYAAPDAGLDHARALYTDRCSGCHGPEARGHIGTNLVDRPFLYRAEELARTIRKGRGKMPPMQLADAEIAEILTYLRSLR, encoded by the coding sequence ATGAAGCGCGCGCTCTCCCTCGCGCTCGTCCTCGCCGCGGCGTGCACGAAGAAGTCGCCGCCGCCGCCTCCGCCGGTGGAGGCCGAAGCGAGCGCGCCCGCGCCGGTGACGATCGACGCGCGCGGCGTCGCGGAGCGCTCGTGCCTCTCCTGCCACACGATGCAGATGCTCGAGCAGCAGCGGCTCACGGAGGCGCAATGGAAGAAGGTCGTCACGAAGATGGCGACGTGGGGCGCGAACCTCGAGCCGAGCGAGGAGCCCGCGCTCGTGGCGTGGCTCGCGGCGAGCTTCGGCCCCGACGCGGGGGCGTACGTGTTCCCGCTCCGGTCCGAGAGCGCCGCGCTCGACGCGGTCGCGGCCACGCCCGACGGGCGCTACGCCGCGCCCGACGCCGGCCTCGATCACGCGCGTGCACTCTACACTGATCGCTGCTCCGGCTGCCACGGCCCGGAGGCGCGCGGGCACATCGGCACGAACCTCGTCGACCGTCCCTTCCTCTACCGCGCCGAGGAGCTCGCGCGGACCATCCGCAAGGGACGCGGGAAGATGCCGCCGATGCAGCTCGCGGACGCCGAGATCGCCGAGATCCTCACCTACCTGCGCTCGCTGCGCTGA
- a CDS encoding sulfite oxidase, with amino-acid sequence MIGRRGLLRGAGVALAFASPLRADETREAGEAVLHQLGADPQNLSTPQHLFTQLTIPTRSFFVRSHFGPPALDRDRALAIEGLVTSKLSLKVADLEALPKVTVTAVLQCSGNGRSFHAPRVPGLQWDHGAMGQATFTGVRLKDLLEKAGLDAALKKGAHVHLRGADAAPKPSVPAFVRSIPIERALDPGTLVAYAMNGEPLTLEHGAPMRLVVPGWAGDHWVKWLTRIAVEKTEAPGFFMQTAYKMPIEPVEPGAAVPPEKMRTATTFPVKSIIGAAKDHAIAGVAFSGEAPIAKVEVSLDGGKTWKPATLEGEAGAGRWQVFRFTVPATMTGTLTAHARATDAKGNVQPEKAQWNPSGYFWNAWHSATWSAA; translated from the coding sequence ATGATCGGGCGGCGCGGACTCTTGCGCGGCGCGGGCGTCGCGCTGGCCTTCGCGTCGCCGCTGCGCGCGGACGAGACGAGAGAGGCGGGAGAGGCGGTCCTCCATCAGCTCGGCGCCGATCCGCAGAACCTCTCCACCCCGCAGCACCTCTTCACGCAGCTCACGATCCCCACGCGCTCGTTCTTCGTGCGGAGCCACTTCGGACCGCCCGCGCTCGATCGCGATCGCGCGCTCGCGATCGAGGGGCTCGTGACGTCGAAGCTCTCGCTGAAGGTCGCCGACCTCGAGGCGCTGCCGAAGGTCACCGTCACCGCGGTGCTCCAGTGCTCCGGGAACGGCCGCTCGTTCCACGCGCCGCGCGTGCCCGGGCTGCAGTGGGACCACGGCGCGATGGGACAGGCCACCTTCACCGGCGTGCGCCTCAAGGATCTGCTCGAGAAGGCGGGCCTCGACGCCGCGCTGAAGAAGGGCGCCCACGTGCACCTCCGCGGGGCGGACGCGGCGCCGAAGCCGAGCGTGCCCGCGTTCGTCCGCAGCATCCCGATCGAGCGCGCGCTCGATCCCGGCACCCTCGTCGCGTACGCGATGAACGGCGAGCCGCTCACGCTCGAGCACGGCGCGCCGATGCGCCTCGTCGTCCCCGGCTGGGCCGGCGATCACTGGGTGAAGTGGCTCACGCGCATCGCGGTCGAGAAGACGGAGGCGCCGGGCTTCTTCATGCAGACCGCGTACAAGATGCCGATCGAGCCGGTGGAGCCCGGCGCCGCGGTGCCGCCCGAGAAGATGCGCACCGCGACGACGTTCCCGGTGAAGTCGATCATCGGGGCCGCGAAGGACCACGCGATCGCCGGCGTCGCCTTCTCGGGCGAGGCGCCGATCGCGAAGGTGGAGGTCTCGCTCGACGGCGGGAAGACCTGGAAGCCCGCGACGCTCGAGGGCGAAGCCGGCGCCGGACGATGGCAGGTCTTCCGCTTCACCGTCCCCGCGACGATGACCGGCACGCTGACGGCGCACGCGCGCGCGACCGACGCGAAGGGCAACGTGCAGCCGGAGAAGGCACAGTGGAACCCGAGCGGCTACTTCTGGAACGCCTGGCACTCCGCGACGTGGTCGGCCGCATGA